In one window of Denticeps clupeoides chromosome 2, fDenClu1.1, whole genome shotgun sequence DNA:
- the fmnl1b gene encoding formin-like protein 1 isoform X1: protein MGNAAGSLELPSGREERATTGPQKPPAAPKLPIPPEEELEERFSVVLNSMNLPADKVKLLHQYDNEKKWELVCDQERFQVKNPPSAYLSKLKSFLEQGDSRKFKRRVQESTQVLRELEISLRTNHIGWAQEFLNEENKGLDVLVEYLTFAQCAVTFDMDSLDNGDVVPGDKNKIEKSVEDLTRSASNSPTHNATRAPRALAGRINSVYHRKALRNSRIVSLKDDAHVCIMCLRAIMNYQYGFNQVMTHPRCVNEITLSLNNKSPRTKAQVLELLAAVCLVRGGHDIILSALDNFKEVCGERWRFEKLMEYFCQEDSNIDFTVACMQFINIVVHSVENMNFRVHLQYEFTHLGLDDYLERLKQTESERLQVQIQAYLDNVFDVGSLLEDAETKNALLEHLEEVQERNVQLNGRLQECEKGAEAKVSDLEKQLIQTSKEVELLKERLRESCAQVAALEQREREKDLEREREREEARERECERERDGNQECGEKLSTIALSQLEQKVQELVDQGLIRMERSASGTLDISMVPITVLHSETPAVPQPGADKVAANPQPPPPPPLPPPLGSRPPPPPPLGGSVSPSAAQEARCRKPIQTKYRMPLFNWQALKAEQVAGTVFTELDDEHILRELNMDSFEEKFKTKAQSAPTGLGTLKMRTAQRAPSKVALMEPNRAKNLAITLRKGGMSASDICTAIETYDLNSLSLDFLELLERFIPSEHEQRQIQSYEREGRPLDELSEEDRFMARFGRIPRLAQRISTLTFMGNFSESVRMLRPQLDAVIAASMSIKSSTKLKKILEIILAFGNYMNSGKRGAAYGFRLQSLDLLLDTKSTDRKQTLLHFIVSIIQEKYPQLQTFYTELRFVDKASLVSLDSILQDVRSLEKGMDVARKELQEQEESSVLRAFLSSNETLLETVVKDSGTAQEVYESAVEYFGENPKANPPSMFFPVFIRFIKAYKQAEEDNEERSRKGVVTKDEGVEMHSSPLGKTELSKVPAMPKLPHVDLIAELKKKQQVSSLVREGKDGAIEDIITGLRNQPYVRADGGRRSAKWKTTQQLQVSSDISL, encoded by the exons ATGGGAAATGCGGCGGGCAGCCTGGAGCTGCCGTCGGGCAGGGAGGAGAGAGCCACGACGGGCCCCCAGAAGCCACCGGCTGCCCCCAAACTTCCCATACCCCCcgaagaggagctggaggagcggTTCAGTGTCGTGCTG AATTCTATGAATCTGCCTGCTGACAAAGTCAAACTGCTGCACCAGTACGACAACGAGAAGAAGTGGGAGCTGGTGTGTGACCAG GAGCGCTTTCAGGTGAAGAACCCCCCATCGGCGTATCTATCGAAACTGAAGAGCTTCCTGGAACAGGGCGACTCCCGCAAG TTTAAGAGGCGCGTTCAGGAGTCCACACAGGTCCTCAGAGAGCTGGAGATTTCTCTACGGACCAATCACATAGG ctggGCTCAGGAGTTCctgaatgaagaaaataaagGTTTGGATGTTCTGGTGGAATATCTGACCTTCGCACAGTGTGCCGTCAC GTTTGACATGGACAGTTTGGATAATGGAGACGTCGTCCCTGGAGACAAGAACAAGATTGAAAAATCCGTCGAGGATCTGACTAGGAGTGCTAGCAACTCCCCGACCCACAATGCAACACGGGCTCCCCGTGCCCTAGCTGGGAG AATCAACTCTGTCTACCACAGGAAGGCCCTCCGTAACTCCCGCATCGTCAGCCTCAAGGACGACGCCCACGTCTGCATCATGTGTCTGAGGGCCATCATGAACTACCAG TACGGCTTTAACCAGGTGATGACCCACCCGCGCTGTGTCAACGAAATCACGCTCAGTTTGAACAACAAGAGTCCAAG AACCAAAGCTCAAGTGCTGGAGCTGCTTGCCGCTGTGTGTTTGGTGAGAGGCGGTCACGACATCATCCTCTCCGCCTTGGACAACTTTAAAGAG GTGTGCGGAGAGAGGTGGCGCTTTGAGAAACTCATGGAGTATTTCTGCCAGGAGGACAGCAACATCGACTTCACG GTGGCGTGCATGCAGTTCATCAACATCGTGGTGCACTCGGTGGAGAACATGAACTTCCGCGTGCATCTGCAGTACGAATTCACTCACCTGGGCCTGGACGACTACTTAGAG agattaaaacagacagagagtgaACGTCTACAAGTACAGATCCAGGCGTATCTGGATAACGTGTTTGACGTTGGCTCCCTGCTCGAGGACGCTGAGACCAAAAATGCTCTGCTGGAGCATCTGGAGGAGGTGCAGGAACGCAACGTGCAG CTGAACGGCAGGCTGCAGGAGTGTGAGAAGGGGGCTGAGGCGAAAGTGAGTGATCTGGAGAAACAGCTCATCCAAACTAGCAAAGAAGTGGAGCTTCtgaag GAGCGCCTGCGGGAGTCCTGTGCCCAGGTGGCAGCCCTggagcagagggagagagagaaggatctggaacgggagagagagagggaggaagcgAGGGAGCGGGAATGTGAGCGGGAGAGAGACGGGAACCAGGAATGCGGAGAGAAGCTGTCGACCATCGCCCTCTCCCAACTGGAGCAGAAGGTCCAGGAGCTGGTGGATCAGGGTCTGATCCGCATGGAGAGGAGCGCCTCGGGGACGCTGGACATCAGCATGGTTCCCATTACAGTCCTGCACTCAGAGACCCCCGCGGTGCCGCAACCAG GCGCAGATAAAGTGGCTGCTAATCCTcaacctccacctccacctcctctcccACCACCCCTGGGCTCCAGaccccctccaccaccaccacttgGGGGGTCGGTGTCGCCGTCTGCGGCTCAGG AGGCGCGCTGCAGGAAACCCATCCAGACCAAGTACCGGATGCCGCTGTTTAACTGGCAGGCCTTGAAGGCAGAGCAGGTGGCCGGAACTGTGTTCACTGAGCTGGATGACGAACACATCTTAAGG GAGCTGAACATGGATTCATTTGAGGAGAAGTTCAAGACAAAGGCCCAGTCGGCCCCGACAGGCCTGGGAACGCTGAAGATGAGGACGGCCCAACGGGCCCCCAGCAAAGTGGCCCTCATGGAGCCCAACAGGGCCAAGAACCTGGCTATCACCCTGCGCAAGGGAGGCATGAGCGCCTCCGACATCTGCACCGCCATCGAGAC GTATGACCTGAACTCTCTCAGCCTGGACTTCCTGGAGCTGCTAGAGCGCTTCATCCCGTCCGAGCACGAGCAGAGGCAGATCCAGAGCTACGAGCGCGAGGGCCGCCCCCTGGACGAGCTGTCGGAGGAGGACCGCTTCATGGCGCGCTTCGGCCGCATCCCGCGCCTGGCCCAGCGCATCAGCACGCTCACCTTCATGGGCAACTTCAGCGAGAGCGTTCGCATGCTGCGGCCT CAGTTGGATGCCGTCATCGCCGCGTCCATGTCAATCAAGTCCTCCACCAAGCTGAAGAAGATCCTGGAG ATCATCCTGGCGTTCGGGAACTACATGAACAGCGGGAAGAGGGGCGCAGCGTACGGCTTCCGCCTGCAGAGCCTGGATCTG CTTTTGGACACCAAGTCCACAGACCGAAAGCAGACTTTGCTGCATTTTATTGTGAGCATCATCCAGGAAAAATACCCTCAGCTGCAGACGTTCTACACAGAGTTACGCTTTGTGGACAAGGCTTCACTGG TGTCTCTGGACAGCATCCTGCAGGACGTCCGCTCCCTGGAGAAAGGGATGGACGTGGCGCGCaaggagctgcaggagcaggaggagagcTCGGTGCTGAGGGCGTTCCTGTCCAGCAATGAGACGCTGCTGGAGACGGTGGTGAAGGACAGCGGGACCGCCCAG GAGGTGTACGAATCTGCGGTGGAGTATTTTGGGGAGAACCCCAAGGCCAACCCACCGTCCATGTTCTTTCCCGTGTTCATCAGGTTCATCAAAGCCTACAAG CAAGCCGAGGAGGACAATGAGGAGAGGAGCAGGAAGGGGGTGGTGACGAAAGATGAAGGGGTGGAGATGCACTCATCCCCCCTGGGCAAGACTGAACTTTCCAAG GTACCCGCTATGCCAAAACTGCCACATGTAGACCTAATTGCCGAGctgaagaagaagcagcaggTCTCGTCCCTGGTGCGGGAGGGGAAGGACGGTGCCATCGAGGACATCATCACAG gtctGCGGAACCAGCCATACGTACGTGCAGACGGAGGGAGGCGCAGCGCCAAGTGGAAAACAACACAGCAGCTCCAAGTGTCCTCTGACATCTCGCTGtga
- the fmnl1b gene encoding formin-like protein 1 isoform X2 — protein sequence MGNAAGSLELPSGREERATTGPQKPPAAPKLPIPPEEELEERFSVVLNSMNLPADKVKLLHQYDNEKKWELVCDQERFQVKNPPSAYLSKLKSFLEQGDSRKFKRRVQESTQVLRELEISLRTNHIGWAQEFLNEENKGLDVLVEYLTFAQCAVTFDMDSLDNGDVVPGDKNKIEKSVEDLTRSASNSPTHNATRAPRALAGRINSVYHRKALRNSRIVSLKDDAHVCIMCLRAIMNYQYGFNQVMTHPRCVNEITLSLNNKSPRTKAQVLELLAAVCLVRGGHDIILSALDNFKEVCGERWRFEKLMEYFCQEDSNIDFTVACMQFINIVVHSVENMNFRVHLQYEFTHLGLDDYLERLKQTESERLQVQIQAYLDNVFDVGSLLEDAETKNALLEHLEEVQERNVQLNGRLQECEKGAEAKVSDLEKQLIQTSKEVELLKERLRESCAQVAALEQREREKDLEREREREEARERECERERDGNQECGEKLSTIALSQLEQKVQELVDQGLIRMERSASGTLDISMVPITVLHSETPAVPQPGADKVAANPQPPPPPPLPPPLGSRPPPPPPLGGSVSPSAAQEARCRKPIQTKYRMPLFNWQALKAEQVAGTVFTELDDEHILRELNMDSFEEKFKTKAQSAPTGLGTLKMRTAQRAPSKVALMEPNRAKNLAITLRKGGMSASDICTAIETYDLNSLSLDFLELLERFIPSEHEQRQIQSYEREGRPLDELSEEDRFMARFGRIPRLAQRISTLTFMGNFSESVRMLRPLDAVIAASMSIKSSTKLKKILEIILAFGNYMNSGKRGAAYGFRLQSLDLLLDTKSTDRKQTLLHFIVSIIQEKYPQLQTFYTELRFVDKASLVSLDSILQDVRSLEKGMDVARKELQEQEESSVLRAFLSSNETLLETVVKDSGTAQEVYESAVEYFGENPKANPPSMFFPVFIRFIKAYKQAEEDNEERSRKGVVTKDEGVEMHSSPLGKTELSKVPAMPKLPHVDLIAELKKKQQVSSLVREGKDGAIEDIITGLRNQPYVRADGGRRSAKWKTTQQLQVSSDISL from the exons ATGGGAAATGCGGCGGGCAGCCTGGAGCTGCCGTCGGGCAGGGAGGAGAGAGCCACGACGGGCCCCCAGAAGCCACCGGCTGCCCCCAAACTTCCCATACCCCCcgaagaggagctggaggagcggTTCAGTGTCGTGCTG AATTCTATGAATCTGCCTGCTGACAAAGTCAAACTGCTGCACCAGTACGACAACGAGAAGAAGTGGGAGCTGGTGTGTGACCAG GAGCGCTTTCAGGTGAAGAACCCCCCATCGGCGTATCTATCGAAACTGAAGAGCTTCCTGGAACAGGGCGACTCCCGCAAG TTTAAGAGGCGCGTTCAGGAGTCCACACAGGTCCTCAGAGAGCTGGAGATTTCTCTACGGACCAATCACATAGG ctggGCTCAGGAGTTCctgaatgaagaaaataaagGTTTGGATGTTCTGGTGGAATATCTGACCTTCGCACAGTGTGCCGTCAC GTTTGACATGGACAGTTTGGATAATGGAGACGTCGTCCCTGGAGACAAGAACAAGATTGAAAAATCCGTCGAGGATCTGACTAGGAGTGCTAGCAACTCCCCGACCCACAATGCAACACGGGCTCCCCGTGCCCTAGCTGGGAG AATCAACTCTGTCTACCACAGGAAGGCCCTCCGTAACTCCCGCATCGTCAGCCTCAAGGACGACGCCCACGTCTGCATCATGTGTCTGAGGGCCATCATGAACTACCAG TACGGCTTTAACCAGGTGATGACCCACCCGCGCTGTGTCAACGAAATCACGCTCAGTTTGAACAACAAGAGTCCAAG AACCAAAGCTCAAGTGCTGGAGCTGCTTGCCGCTGTGTGTTTGGTGAGAGGCGGTCACGACATCATCCTCTCCGCCTTGGACAACTTTAAAGAG GTGTGCGGAGAGAGGTGGCGCTTTGAGAAACTCATGGAGTATTTCTGCCAGGAGGACAGCAACATCGACTTCACG GTGGCGTGCATGCAGTTCATCAACATCGTGGTGCACTCGGTGGAGAACATGAACTTCCGCGTGCATCTGCAGTACGAATTCACTCACCTGGGCCTGGACGACTACTTAGAG agattaaaacagacagagagtgaACGTCTACAAGTACAGATCCAGGCGTATCTGGATAACGTGTTTGACGTTGGCTCCCTGCTCGAGGACGCTGAGACCAAAAATGCTCTGCTGGAGCATCTGGAGGAGGTGCAGGAACGCAACGTGCAG CTGAACGGCAGGCTGCAGGAGTGTGAGAAGGGGGCTGAGGCGAAAGTGAGTGATCTGGAGAAACAGCTCATCCAAACTAGCAAAGAAGTGGAGCTTCtgaag GAGCGCCTGCGGGAGTCCTGTGCCCAGGTGGCAGCCCTggagcagagggagagagagaaggatctggaacgggagagagagagggaggaagcgAGGGAGCGGGAATGTGAGCGGGAGAGAGACGGGAACCAGGAATGCGGAGAGAAGCTGTCGACCATCGCCCTCTCCCAACTGGAGCAGAAGGTCCAGGAGCTGGTGGATCAGGGTCTGATCCGCATGGAGAGGAGCGCCTCGGGGACGCTGGACATCAGCATGGTTCCCATTACAGTCCTGCACTCAGAGACCCCCGCGGTGCCGCAACCAG GCGCAGATAAAGTGGCTGCTAATCCTcaacctccacctccacctcctctcccACCACCCCTGGGCTCCAGaccccctccaccaccaccacttgGGGGGTCGGTGTCGCCGTCTGCGGCTCAGG AGGCGCGCTGCAGGAAACCCATCCAGACCAAGTACCGGATGCCGCTGTTTAACTGGCAGGCCTTGAAGGCAGAGCAGGTGGCCGGAACTGTGTTCACTGAGCTGGATGACGAACACATCTTAAGG GAGCTGAACATGGATTCATTTGAGGAGAAGTTCAAGACAAAGGCCCAGTCGGCCCCGACAGGCCTGGGAACGCTGAAGATGAGGACGGCCCAACGGGCCCCCAGCAAAGTGGCCCTCATGGAGCCCAACAGGGCCAAGAACCTGGCTATCACCCTGCGCAAGGGAGGCATGAGCGCCTCCGACATCTGCACCGCCATCGAGAC GTATGACCTGAACTCTCTCAGCCTGGACTTCCTGGAGCTGCTAGAGCGCTTCATCCCGTCCGAGCACGAGCAGAGGCAGATCCAGAGCTACGAGCGCGAGGGCCGCCCCCTGGACGAGCTGTCGGAGGAGGACCGCTTCATGGCGCGCTTCGGCCGCATCCCGCGCCTGGCCCAGCGCATCAGCACGCTCACCTTCATGGGCAACTTCAGCGAGAGCGTTCGCATGCTGCGGCCT TTGGATGCCGTCATCGCCGCGTCCATGTCAATCAAGTCCTCCACCAAGCTGAAGAAGATCCTGGAG ATCATCCTGGCGTTCGGGAACTACATGAACAGCGGGAAGAGGGGCGCAGCGTACGGCTTCCGCCTGCAGAGCCTGGATCTG CTTTTGGACACCAAGTCCACAGACCGAAAGCAGACTTTGCTGCATTTTATTGTGAGCATCATCCAGGAAAAATACCCTCAGCTGCAGACGTTCTACACAGAGTTACGCTTTGTGGACAAGGCTTCACTGG TGTCTCTGGACAGCATCCTGCAGGACGTCCGCTCCCTGGAGAAAGGGATGGACGTGGCGCGCaaggagctgcaggagcaggaggagagcTCGGTGCTGAGGGCGTTCCTGTCCAGCAATGAGACGCTGCTGGAGACGGTGGTGAAGGACAGCGGGACCGCCCAG GAGGTGTACGAATCTGCGGTGGAGTATTTTGGGGAGAACCCCAAGGCCAACCCACCGTCCATGTTCTTTCCCGTGTTCATCAGGTTCATCAAAGCCTACAAG CAAGCCGAGGAGGACAATGAGGAGAGGAGCAGGAAGGGGGTGGTGACGAAAGATGAAGGGGTGGAGATGCACTCATCCCCCCTGGGCAAGACTGAACTTTCCAAG GTACCCGCTATGCCAAAACTGCCACATGTAGACCTAATTGCCGAGctgaagaagaagcagcaggTCTCGTCCCTGGTGCGGGAGGGGAAGGACGGTGCCATCGAGGACATCATCACAG gtctGCGGAACCAGCCATACGTACGTGCAGACGGAGGGAGGCGCAGCGCCAAGTGGAAAACAACACAGCAGCTCCAAGTGTCCTCTGACATCTCGCTGtga
- the fmnl1b gene encoding formin-like protein 1 isoform X4 has protein sequence MGNAAGSLELPSGREERATTGPQKPPAAPKLPIPPEEELEERFSVVLNSMNLPADKVKLLHQYDNEKKWELVCDQERFQVKNPPSAYLSKLKSFLEQGDSRKFKRRVQESTQVLRELEISLRTNHIGWAQEFLNEENKGLDVLVEYLTFAQCAVTFDMDSLDNGDVVPGDKNKIEKSVEDLTRSASNSPTHNATRAPRALAGRKALRNSRIVSLKDDAHVCIMCLRAIMNYQYGFNQVMTHPRCVNEITLSLNNKSPRTKAQVLELLAAVCLVRGGHDIILSALDNFKEVCGERWRFEKLMEYFCQEDSNIDFTVACMQFINIVVHSVENMNFRVHLQYEFTHLGLDDYLERLKQTESERLQVQIQAYLDNVFDVGSLLEDAETKNALLEHLEEVQERNVQLNGRLQECEKGAEAKVSDLEKQLIQTSKEVELLKERLRESCAQVAALEQREREKDLEREREREEARERECERERDGNQECGEKLSTIALSQLEQKVQELVDQGLIRMERSASGTLDISMVPITVLHSETPAVPQPGADKVAANPQPPPPPPLPPPLGSRPPPPPPLGGSVSPSAAQEARCRKPIQTKYRMPLFNWQALKAEQVAGTVFTELDDEHILRELNMDSFEEKFKTKAQSAPTGLGTLKMRTAQRAPSKVALMEPNRAKNLAITLRKGGMSASDICTAIETYDLNSLSLDFLELLERFIPSEHEQRQIQSYEREGRPLDELSEEDRFMARFGRIPRLAQRISTLTFMGNFSESVRMLRPQLDAVIAASMSIKSSTKLKKILEIILAFGNYMNSGKRGAAYGFRLQSLDLLLDTKSTDRKQTLLHFIVSIIQEKYPQLQTFYTELRFVDKASLVSLDSILQDVRSLEKGMDVARKELQEQEESSVLRAFLSSNETLLETVVKDSGTAQEVYESAVEYFGENPKANPPSMFFPVFIRFIKAYKQAEEDNEERSRKGVVTKDEGVEMHSSPLGKTELSKVPAMPKLPHVDLIAELKKKQQVSSLVREGKDGAIEDIITGLRNQPYVRADGGRRSAKWKTTQQLQVSSDISL, from the exons ATGGGAAATGCGGCGGGCAGCCTGGAGCTGCCGTCGGGCAGGGAGGAGAGAGCCACGACGGGCCCCCAGAAGCCACCGGCTGCCCCCAAACTTCCCATACCCCCcgaagaggagctggaggagcggTTCAGTGTCGTGCTG AATTCTATGAATCTGCCTGCTGACAAAGTCAAACTGCTGCACCAGTACGACAACGAGAAGAAGTGGGAGCTGGTGTGTGACCAG GAGCGCTTTCAGGTGAAGAACCCCCCATCGGCGTATCTATCGAAACTGAAGAGCTTCCTGGAACAGGGCGACTCCCGCAAG TTTAAGAGGCGCGTTCAGGAGTCCACACAGGTCCTCAGAGAGCTGGAGATTTCTCTACGGACCAATCACATAGG ctggGCTCAGGAGTTCctgaatgaagaaaataaagGTTTGGATGTTCTGGTGGAATATCTGACCTTCGCACAGTGTGCCGTCAC GTTTGACATGGACAGTTTGGATAATGGAGACGTCGTCCCTGGAGACAAGAACAAGATTGAAAAATCCGTCGAGGATCTGACTAGGAGTGCTAGCAACTCCCCGACCCACAATGCAACACGGGCTCCCCGTGCCCTAGCTGGGAG GAAGGCCCTCCGTAACTCCCGCATCGTCAGCCTCAAGGACGACGCCCACGTCTGCATCATGTGTCTGAGGGCCATCATGAACTACCAG TACGGCTTTAACCAGGTGATGACCCACCCGCGCTGTGTCAACGAAATCACGCTCAGTTTGAACAACAAGAGTCCAAG AACCAAAGCTCAAGTGCTGGAGCTGCTTGCCGCTGTGTGTTTGGTGAGAGGCGGTCACGACATCATCCTCTCCGCCTTGGACAACTTTAAAGAG GTGTGCGGAGAGAGGTGGCGCTTTGAGAAACTCATGGAGTATTTCTGCCAGGAGGACAGCAACATCGACTTCACG GTGGCGTGCATGCAGTTCATCAACATCGTGGTGCACTCGGTGGAGAACATGAACTTCCGCGTGCATCTGCAGTACGAATTCACTCACCTGGGCCTGGACGACTACTTAGAG agattaaaacagacagagagtgaACGTCTACAAGTACAGATCCAGGCGTATCTGGATAACGTGTTTGACGTTGGCTCCCTGCTCGAGGACGCTGAGACCAAAAATGCTCTGCTGGAGCATCTGGAGGAGGTGCAGGAACGCAACGTGCAG CTGAACGGCAGGCTGCAGGAGTGTGAGAAGGGGGCTGAGGCGAAAGTGAGTGATCTGGAGAAACAGCTCATCCAAACTAGCAAAGAAGTGGAGCTTCtgaag GAGCGCCTGCGGGAGTCCTGTGCCCAGGTGGCAGCCCTggagcagagggagagagagaaggatctggaacgggagagagagagggaggaagcgAGGGAGCGGGAATGTGAGCGGGAGAGAGACGGGAACCAGGAATGCGGAGAGAAGCTGTCGACCATCGCCCTCTCCCAACTGGAGCAGAAGGTCCAGGAGCTGGTGGATCAGGGTCTGATCCGCATGGAGAGGAGCGCCTCGGGGACGCTGGACATCAGCATGGTTCCCATTACAGTCCTGCACTCAGAGACCCCCGCGGTGCCGCAACCAG GCGCAGATAAAGTGGCTGCTAATCCTcaacctccacctccacctcctctcccACCACCCCTGGGCTCCAGaccccctccaccaccaccacttgGGGGGTCGGTGTCGCCGTCTGCGGCTCAGG AGGCGCGCTGCAGGAAACCCATCCAGACCAAGTACCGGATGCCGCTGTTTAACTGGCAGGCCTTGAAGGCAGAGCAGGTGGCCGGAACTGTGTTCACTGAGCTGGATGACGAACACATCTTAAGG GAGCTGAACATGGATTCATTTGAGGAGAAGTTCAAGACAAAGGCCCAGTCGGCCCCGACAGGCCTGGGAACGCTGAAGATGAGGACGGCCCAACGGGCCCCCAGCAAAGTGGCCCTCATGGAGCCCAACAGGGCCAAGAACCTGGCTATCACCCTGCGCAAGGGAGGCATGAGCGCCTCCGACATCTGCACCGCCATCGAGAC GTATGACCTGAACTCTCTCAGCCTGGACTTCCTGGAGCTGCTAGAGCGCTTCATCCCGTCCGAGCACGAGCAGAGGCAGATCCAGAGCTACGAGCGCGAGGGCCGCCCCCTGGACGAGCTGTCGGAGGAGGACCGCTTCATGGCGCGCTTCGGCCGCATCCCGCGCCTGGCCCAGCGCATCAGCACGCTCACCTTCATGGGCAACTTCAGCGAGAGCGTTCGCATGCTGCGGCCT CAGTTGGATGCCGTCATCGCCGCGTCCATGTCAATCAAGTCCTCCACCAAGCTGAAGAAGATCCTGGAG ATCATCCTGGCGTTCGGGAACTACATGAACAGCGGGAAGAGGGGCGCAGCGTACGGCTTCCGCCTGCAGAGCCTGGATCTG CTTTTGGACACCAAGTCCACAGACCGAAAGCAGACTTTGCTGCATTTTATTGTGAGCATCATCCAGGAAAAATACCCTCAGCTGCAGACGTTCTACACAGAGTTACGCTTTGTGGACAAGGCTTCACTGG TGTCTCTGGACAGCATCCTGCAGGACGTCCGCTCCCTGGAGAAAGGGATGGACGTGGCGCGCaaggagctgcaggagcaggaggagagcTCGGTGCTGAGGGCGTTCCTGTCCAGCAATGAGACGCTGCTGGAGACGGTGGTGAAGGACAGCGGGACCGCCCAG GAGGTGTACGAATCTGCGGTGGAGTATTTTGGGGAGAACCCCAAGGCCAACCCACCGTCCATGTTCTTTCCCGTGTTCATCAGGTTCATCAAAGCCTACAAG CAAGCCGAGGAGGACAATGAGGAGAGGAGCAGGAAGGGGGTGGTGACGAAAGATGAAGGGGTGGAGATGCACTCATCCCCCCTGGGCAAGACTGAACTTTCCAAG GTACCCGCTATGCCAAAACTGCCACATGTAGACCTAATTGCCGAGctgaagaagaagcagcaggTCTCGTCCCTGGTGCGGGAGGGGAAGGACGGTGCCATCGAGGACATCATCACAG gtctGCGGAACCAGCCATACGTACGTGCAGACGGAGGGAGGCGCAGCGCCAAGTGGAAAACAACACAGCAGCTCCAAGTGTCCTCTGACATCTCGCTGtga